The window AGGCTTTGTTATTGTTAAATTTAGACATGTGAATTTTAAAGTTCGTTATATTAAAATGTTTCTTAAGTTGAATGTTTGCCACCAAATTGGTTTCTGGGTTGGCAGGCTTGAGCAAGAGTCTGGCTTCTTCTTCAATATGAAATATTTCGAGGAGAAGATACAAGCTGGTGAATGGGACGAAGTGGAGAAGTATCTTTCGGGATTTACAAAAGCTGATGACAATAGATACTCCATGAAGATATTCTTTGAAATTAGAAAGCAGAAGTATCTAGAAGCACTCGATAAGTATGTGGACATCATTTAAGTTGCAAAAGGTTGATACATTGTCAAATAAAAGCTTATTTTGTTTGTGTTGTTGTTTGAACTGATCAGGCAAGACAAAGCAAAGGCTGTTGATATACTGGTGACCGATTTGAAAGTATTCTCTACATTTAACGAAGAATTATATAAGGAAATTACTCAGCTCATAACACTCACCAATTTCAGGTACATAATTGTTCTAATATTCTCTCGATTACTTCAAAAAGCTGGAATTTAAGCGTCATTAGCAACTTAATTAGTATTTGAAAATCTTGTACAATTGAGATTTATCACCACTTTGGATATAATCACTGTTCTTTTAATTATCAGGGAAAACGAGCAGTTATCCAAGTATGGTGACACCAAGACAGCTCGTAGCATTATGTTGATAGAGCTTAAGAAACTAATTGAAGCGAATCCTCTTTTCCGCGAGAAGCTCGTGCTTCCTAGTCTAAAATCTTCAAGACTGCGAACTTTAATCAATCAAAGGTAATTTTTGGTTCCTCCATTGTTAACTAACGAATTTGATCTTGTTTCTTGAGCCCATGAAGAGCTTGTATTTATGTTGGAGGTTGAATGTCATTCACAGCCCGTGTATAGAAGTATGCTGTGTATTTCATTAGGAGCATTGTCACAATAATCAGCTAATAAGTTTTACTTGTGAGATGTTCAAGATGTCATACAATCAACTTTAGGCTCCAGTGTTAATTCACTACCAAATCTACTCCATTTTCATCCTCACCCTTATCCGATTATCTCATTTATCTTAAGCAAACATGAATTGGGTTTAACAATTTAGCCATCAGGAATACTTATCTCTGCTTCCTTTGTGGTCCTAACTGTCACTTTGTTCAAGATGACGAGTTCATACTATTTCTTAGTTAGCATGGACAATGGCCTGTTTTGGTATCAAACTTGTTCATATGTTTATTGTTATACGAAAAATCTAACTGTTTAAGTATTTATGCACAAGTGCCTAGATTAAGCCATTTATTGGTTTCTTTTGACAACTGATGTTGCTTTCCTGTGGTTTTCCAGTTTGAATTGGCAACATCAACTCTGTAAGAATCCAAGGTCCAACCCAGATATAAAGACCTTATTCAATGATCATACTTGCACACCTCCAAATGGAGCTCTTACATCTGCTCCTGTTACTATTCCAGCTGCTGGAGTTGCAAAACCTCCTATTTATTCACCATTGGGAACAGTATGTTTTTGTCTTTATCAATTTTCTGCATTGAAAAGAAAAGGAGACATAATCACATGAAAAGAGCCAATTATGTTTGATGGTTTATCACTGTATAATAGTTTACTCTCTTCTCAGTAAAAATGAATAATGTGAATGTACTGTCCAGCCATTTCAGCCAGCTGCAGCGACTGGTAGTGCTAATGCTTTAGCAGGTTGGATGGCAAATGCTTCTTCGTCATCATCTGTTCAAGCGGCTGTTGTTACAGCTTCTTCCTTACCTGTTCCACAAAACCAAGGTTATCTATTTTTCAAGTGCTGTAGGTAGAACATTTTCATTAATGTTCTTTACATGATGTTGCTATATGTGTGTGGTAAAGGCTTTCATCATACAAATATTGCAGCATCTTTCACATTAGTGTTGTTTTACTTGTTCATTCATTTGCATTTAAGTGATGCTTCTCTAATTCCTATAAAATAAATCCACTTTCAAAGTATTTGTGAATTTTGAAATCCTATCTCAAACTATGTTATTTTGAATAGTCTTTACATAAGTAATTGCAAGACATGAGAGAAATGATTCCTTTGGTGATTGTTGAGTTCTTTCATTCAACTTTGGTTGATATCTCTTTGTGCTTTGCCTGTGAGTTCTGTGACTCCTATTCTTCTCACAAGCAGTCTCAATACTGAAACGTCCAATAACACCACCAACCACCCTAGGTATGAATGATTATAAGAGTGCTGATCATGAGCAGCTAATGAAACGACTGCGGCCTGTACAATCGGTTGAGGAGGTAACTCCAATATCTGCTGTTTTgtagaatattttaatacaagGAAAATAAGAAACCATATGTGTAATTAAACTTGTGCAATATTTCCTTCAATTCTTAATGCTAGGCTCGACCATTTTTCCTCAGGTTACCTACCCAGCTCCTCGTCAACATACCGGTTGGACCCTGGATGATTTGCCAAGAACTGTAGCTTGTGCCTTGCATCAAGGATCATCTTCTGTTGCAAGCATGGATTTCCATCCTTCTCATCAAACATGGCTCCTTGGTAAGGTTGTTTCTCCTTTTCTTAATTGATGATTACTTCTTTTACTGCCTTGGTAACCCATGAGCCTCACCAAAAGGATTGAATGTCACCCATGAACCTGATTATTtgctcaattattatttttgtttcaaaagtGAGAATCTTTTCAGTCATCCACGACAAATGCGAAGGTCACGTTTGTCGTGGGGAAAAACCGAACCATTACAAGACAAGTTAATCAAAATGGGCTCAAGaagaataaacaaaacaaatgtcAAAATAAACATGAGAGACACTGTTCCATTTTGAGATCTTGAATGAGTTGAGGTCAACATGAAGCTAAAGGTCTTTTCCCTGATCGAACTTAGCTTCTTTTGATGTGCTACCGTCATATTGTACACCACTGTGGAGCTTCCATTTGTCTCTTCCAAGCTTAGATATGCTACTTACATTTTCTTCTTTCTAATATGTTAAACAGTTGGTTCGACTAATGGAGAAATAACACTCTGGGAAATTGGCATACGAGAGAAACTAGTTTCGAAGCCATTCAAGAGATGGGATATGTCTACATGTTCTCTTGCATTTCAGGTTCTTTTCATATTGTTCTAATGTGAAATTTGTGGAATTAATGGTCACTGGTTAGTGTACATGTTTAGTGGTGTGAATGGAGAACAAGCAATTGGTGCGAGTTCTTTGGTTATATTGGCATTCAATTGTTGAGGAATATCGTTTGCCCATTTAGTTCAACAACTTTCACTTGGAAAAGTAGAAACTACAAGGAATCTTACACTTGCTGATTTTATTTACATGttctctattatatatttacaggCTTCTATGGCCAAAGATACTTCTATATCTGTTACTCGTGTCACGTGGAGTCCAGATGGGAATTTTCTGGGTAAGTGTTtctaaaaacaaattttcaGATGATGCATCTGTGCATTCCTTACTGTTTTAATGCTATAGGGGCTGCCTTTacaaaacatttgattcatCTGTATGCTTATAATGGGCACAATGATTTCCGTCAGCATTTAGAGGTAAGTCATATTAAGCCAAAAGTTGTTGTCTGAGAATAGCTTGAAGTTTCAATTGTGATTGATTTGTATTCCTAATCATTAACAGATTGAAGCTCACGTGGGTCAAGTTAATGATCTGGCTTTTGCTCACCCAAACAAACAGCTCTGTGTTGTAACCTGTGGagatgataaattaataaaggtGGGAGACATATTCCAACTTTCTTCAAATGTTTGGTCAGTTCGAACATATATGCCCCATTTGGAAACCTTTTTGAATCTTGTGATCCagatatagaaaaataaatacatttttgaaCCTGTCCAAACGTTTATGTATTTTGATCTAGATACAAaataaagtgttttcaaattgggttatatttttatcttaagtaaatatttaaagCAGGTATGGGACTTGTCTTAAAGATTTGGAACTTTTACTGTATTTATGTGGAGTAAATATTTGAAACAGGTTTGGGACTTATCTGGCAGAAAGCTGTTTAACTTTGAAGGGCATGAAGCACCTGTATATTCTGTTTGCCCTCATCAAAAGGAGAATATTCAGGTATCTGAGTGAAACAGAATACTTTTGCTGGCCTATGTAGGAAATTAGCTGTTAATTGGAACTCCAAATGGTATTATCATTACCTGATTACTAAACACTTCCTGAAATCATCCTGAACCTCAGCTAAACACTTCCTTTTAATTTTCCTGTATCCCCACTAAACACTTCCTTTCAATTGAACATTTCCAGTTCATATTTTCAACTGCTGTTGACGGGAAAATTAAGGCGTGGCTGTATGACAACATGGGATCTAGAGTTGACTATGATGCACCTGGGCATTGGTGTACAACTATGCTTTACAGTGCTGATGGAAGTAGGTAGGTTTCATCCAGACTACTTTTTCTTAGCCTAGGGGTTTTTCTCTGAAGGAGGCTAGCACAACAATCCACCAGATGCTTTCAGTGGGAATCGAACTTAAGACGGCTCCCTCTTAAGTTCAAGAATTGCCACTTGAGCTACcctgggtggtgggtggttcaTCAATATTGAACTTGTACCAGAAAATGTTATAAAGACAGTGCACCTTCGGTTAATCAATTTGTTTGGACAAATTAATTTGTCATTTCATTTGAAGATTTTCAATGTAAATGATAACATTTGCCCATTATATGGTTTCAGGTTGTTCTCGTGTGGAACGAGTAAAGAAGGAGATTCCTTTCTGGTTGAATGGAATGAGAGTGAAGGAGCTATAAAGAGGACATATAGTGGTTTCAAGAAAAAATCAGCTGGTGTTGTGCAATTTGACACAACTCAAAATCACTTTTTGGCTGTGGGTGAAGATAACCAGATCAAGTTCTGGGACATGGATAATGCTAACGTTCTCACCAGCATAAATGCGGATGGTGGGCTTCAGGTTTGTTTGTGTCAGAGTGTTGATCCTTTTGTTAATTTAGGGGTTTCTTTTGTGTTCATAATTGGGTGAATGTTTATCGTCACAGAGCCTTCCTCGCTTGAGGTTCAACAAAGAAGGTAATCTCCTTGCTGTAACTACATCAGATAATGGGATTAAGATACTTGCAACTGCTGCTGGTCTTAGATCTTTAAGGACAGTTGAAGCATCACCTTTTGAAGCCTTGAGAACACCAATTGAGCCTACCATGTTAAAGGTAATACATTTTTCAAGTTCATGAGGATTACTTTTGGGGAGAAAAGTGCTGATGTAATAGGATTTATCAGGTTTCTGGGTCTTCTGTTGTTACTAACATCAATCCAGTAAATTGCAAAGTGGAAAGAAGCTCTCCAGTTAGGCCTTCATCTGTTCTTGTATGTCAGTTACTCTTTATCTTTCCTTGCTTAATCTAAAACACACACACATACAATCAACGCAATTAAATAGAAAGATAAGGATCAAAAAGGAATATATACAATACGCCTCACGTCTCAGATGCCTCCAAAACAGAAGgggcttgtttgatctgggGATTTCGAGATAGTCtagttttctttttaaatatatgttttatagggaaaaaatatattgttgaatGAAAATAGTTGTTTATTTGGGTCAAATGTCCAAAATATCcttagtattttatattttttaaaagttataaagaGTAAAAAGGTACtttgatattttagttgatggTGTAAGTGATAGGAGGAAAGAGTGATTATTGATGCAATAGTGataaatccaaataaaccatCAAACAATCCCCAGAAGAAAGCGAGACACCCAATCCCCCTGGACTATTTAAGGACTGATATGGCCTGATGGCCATTGTGAATGTCCAGTTCGTTTCAATAAGTTCATATCTTGTGGTAGATTAATATGTTTATGATTCTTTAACATCTCAGTATCAAATTAAAATCCATTTAAGGGTAGGCtcttgtttgatgtggattaTTTCGAGTTAATTCAATTAAACCACCTTCACATTATCAATCACTTCTTCTATCAAACtatcaactaaaatacaaaaatatcactttatcacattttaaaataataattacaaaggATATTTAGTCAATTAAACCAAATAATCCATCTTTTTATCCAAAAGtagtatttgaaaaaaaaactggtttatttaaaaaaaaaaaactacatcaaacaagccctagtTTTTTCTTTCTGATCCATAAACTCTATCCAGCATATTGATTTTTCTATAGCTTCTACAAGCTCTAATAGAATCTTTATATTCCGTTTTGAGCCAAACCTACATATTTTTTGGTTAGGAAATCATGGACCTTTTCTTGTCCTTCAAATACCATATGCAGCATTAGGCCTGTTTGTAATGTGATACTAGTTTTTAGGAACTCAACTTGCTACTGCACATTTAGGGTTTGTTTTGGGGAGAAGTAGATTATCTTAAAATTCACTTCGTCCTAAAATCATTAGTAGTCCACTAATCCATTAATACTTTCTAAACTTgttatttgttcaaatattcACAAAACAAATAACCTCTCAGCTAATCAGGTCTATAATCTTTTAAATCTAGAATGGAGTTGATGCTATGGGTAGAAGCATGGAAAAACCAAGAATATTGGATGATGTAATTGATAAACCAAAGTCTTGGCAGTTGACTGAAATTGTAGATCCAGTGCAATGCCGGATTGTTACTATGCCAGAGAGCGCAGATACGGCCAAGAAGGTTTGGTGAACGATCCTTTTCATTATGGCAACAAATTTCACCAACTAATTCTGCAAATGACCATTCGATTTAATACTACCCAGGTTGCTCGGCTTCTGTATACAAATTCTGGAGTGGGCCTTTTGGCACTTGTATCTTCTGGTGTTCAGAAATTATGGAGATGGGGCCGCAGTGAACAAAATCCAAGTGGAAAGGTAATTGCTACTTtgcagtttttttttattaatattttgcaGAACCTTTGGAGAAAACTAAATTTTGTTAGGATTTTTTATAGGCCACTGCGAATGTTGTTCCACAACATTGGCAACCGAATAGTGGTCTCTTTATGACAAATGATGTCTCTGGCGTCAATATTGATGAAGCAGTTCCATGCATAGCACTGTCAAAGAATGATTCCTATGTAATGTCAGCCTGTGGAGGGAAAGTTTCATTATTTAACATGATGACCTTCAAGGTATTGATTTTCGCTGCATGTGAATAATTATTCaactaaaaatatttgagaatGCTTGAGATCTGTTATTCTGATGTAGACAATGACCACATTTATGCCGCCTCCACCTGCTTCAACTTTCCTAGCATTTCATCCGCAAGATAATAACATTATAGCCATAGGAATGGAGGATTCCACCATCCACATTTACAATGTTCGGGTAGATGAGGTGATCTGTTAGCATCCACCAGATTCTTCTTTCGCTTTTTTATACTGGCACAAGTAAATAATACCTTTTCTTTTTTACAGGTGAAGTCAAAACTAAAAGGTCATCATAAGCGGATAACTGGGTTAGCTTTTTCAACCCATCTCAACATATTGGTTTCATCTGGAGGCGATGCTCAGGTAATGTTGATCATTGGGGAACAAAACATACTTTTTCTTACTGAAATTTCGTAAAATTCACTTGTTTGTCCCTTAGTTGTTTCAATGCTCTACTATTGAGTCTGATTGGTACCACGATTTTATGTTTTCCAAAATCACAATCATCTGAAACCAAATATTACACTATAATCTGGCTCATGATCTTAAAAATGATAtggaaatgaaataaattactTTGGCGATTTTACAATGGGATGACAAAACAACTTTAATTTTGCAGCTATGCATTTGGAGCATTGATACATGGGAGAAAAGGAAAATTGTTCCATTGCAACTGCCTGCAGGCAAGCCTCCTACGAGTGGTGACACGAGAGTTCAGTTCCATTCGGATCAAATCCGTCTGTTAGTATCTCATGAATCTCAGCTGGCTATATACGACGCTTCAAAGATGGATCGCATTCGTCAGGTTTAAACTGACCTGATTGATACCTCTAGTTAAGATAATATTACCACTCtttctctaatatatatatactttgttGCTGTTGTTACAGTGGGTATCACAAGATGTCCTCCCTGCTCCCATATCTTATGCTACATATTCTTGCAACAGTCAATTAGTGTACACTTCATTCTGTGATGGTAACATCGGAGTTTTCGAGGCAGATAGCCTTAGACTACGTTGTCGTATAGCTCCTTCTGTCTATTTGTCCTCATCAGTATTGAACGGGTGCGTGAGAgtgactttttttttacttttctgaAAAATTGAAATCTTGAAATCCTGTCTACTAACAAAAACCTGTGATTGGATTTGGGATGCAGTAGTCAAGCTGTGTACCCTCTTGCTGTGGCAGCGCATCCTCAGGAACTGAATCAGTTTGCAATCGGGCTGTGTGATGGGTCGGTTAAAGTTCTAGAACCGTTGGAAGGGGAGGCAAAGTGGGGAGTGGCTCCTCCAACTGCTGCTGATAACAACAGTCTAAGTGGTCGGCCTGGATCATCGTCAAACACAAGCAACCACACACCCGATCAAGCTCAAAGATGAACAAATATCAAGTATGTTGTATTTAATTTACACaagaaagaaatatattatGTGGGCTTGacataatattgtatttaatttattctcttgGCTGTGCTATACATATATTTGGTTGGAATTTTAACATATGATATTGGGTTTTTTTAGGAAAGTGATTTTTGtggttaaataaaaagtatatattatacttattgAATAagatgttttaaaaataaatggtttgaaattaaaattaaaattaaaatgcgCACTAGtagtaatatttgaaaacattttactTGCTATTATTGAAAAACTACATAACAGAAAAGCTACCACCACCACAATTTTAGAGGAATAAAGTCAACATTCTCTAATGctttccttctttttcatcaTTCTATTCGAAACTCGGCCTCCCTCTTTTCCACCTCTCTCTCGATAATGATGAGAGAGGAGATGAAAGAGTGGTGGAGAGACGAACAATTTGATTATAACTTCCATCCAGAAGGCGATAATCGACCTGCTGGTGAAATATACCGGCCAAGACAATCCAAGGAAACTGGAGGGGTAATAATTCATGGAAGATCAAACTTAGGCCTTTACACGGTATCTTCAGGCGCTATCAATGCCTGCAGAACGCCAAAAACGGTTTCTTCTCCGAGGAGGAGAACAAAAGCAGCAGCATCATCATCATTCTGCAGCAAAAAGTCTTGTCTGTTTCAGTTCAACACCCACAAAATGAAGAGGAAGAATCGGGTTATCGCTTACAAATGTTACGGTGTTGGTGGGAAACTCAAGTCTTCTGTCAAGAATGGGTATAAATGGCTCAAACACAAATGTAGAGTCATTGTTCAAGGCTGCTAATAAGGAATGAATTGAGATTGGATCTCCCAATTAATGATAACCTTGCTTCATCTTATGTACAAGTTGTTGATCATGgtattatataaaacatttattcCAAATTTGTATAACAAATTGTTTCTAtttcctaaattcaaaaattgaaaaaaataaaataaaattatcagaGCCAGGTTTCGATCCTGGGACTTGTGGGTTATGGGCCCACCACGCTTCCGCTGCGCCACTCTGATTGTtgaaattcatattattaatataacatattaactTATAATTAGTTATCATAAACTTTTTTCCACCTATTATTTAACCATCCCATTAGATCTTTCTTTAAACTGGGCtgttaaataatcttttaacctgttttattttgattttaactataaatttgGATAAATACATGTGATATCAAATGTGAGAAAATCATTATTGAAAGAGACTAGCAGAAGAGAAGAAAATAGCCCTTAGGGAGGGCAAGATTGATTCAATAGGGTAAATTCCCCAATATGTGTTTAGTGTATAAAGTTACATTTACCCTACAATTAGACACTtgaactaataaattaaataaattgtacaCAGATTGTTCAGCAATCTTATCAATCCTCTATGCAATTGTGTTATAAAAAACTAAACTACAAAAATGCAAACGTCTGAGGATATCGAATTCCCCATAGCGATATTCTCACATTAGAGATCCTGATCAAAGAAAATGAAGCAGGTATTAACTCAATGCATgtatcaaataataaaacaattaagaaaacaacaaaattaccTCATCAAGTATTTGGTATACAATTCATGGAAGTGTCTGTCTGATCACTTGCCCATGAAGGTAATGGAGCACGAAACATGACAGAAAGGCCGGTAATGGGATGCTCAAAGGATATGCTTTCTGCATGAAGTTCATGGCCTTGATATATTTTCCCCTTCCTTTCATAAACCCCCTCATATTTCACATCCCCTAAAATGGATATTCCAAGATATTGGCAATGCAGGCGAATTTGATGTGTTCTTCCACTTCGAGGACGCGCTCTAACCAAAACTTCATCCTTTTCACTATTATCAGCAGTATCTGATCCCACTACAGATCTTTCTTCTACAACTAAAACCCTTTCTTCTGAAGACTCAATTGACCTTTCCTTTCCATTTATGGATAACACTTCAATAGTTGTTTCCATATCTTTTACAACTGACCCACCTGGAAGTTTCTTGCCTACATCTGATGCAGCATAAACACGCCATACTCCATATTTAGAACGTCCATGGCCAGATTTAATAGTAATTTTTTCCCATTTTGGAGCAATCCCAACACAATGAGCTATATATGTTTTCCTAACCTTGTGTTCAGTAAAAGCCTTGACAAGCTTTGCAGCTACTTTATGAGACTTGGTGACTAACATTAAACCACTAGTGTCTCGATCAAGTCTATTGGCAAGATGAAGTTCTAAGCTGCTGGATCCAGTCTCTGAGGAATCGAATTCAACCAATTTTGATATAAGATTTCAAACAGGTTAGCATATATGTTTACTAAATTGTAGTACCTGATTGAGTGGAATTGGTGAAGAGAGTGGCGATGGAAGAAAGGACATTCTCGCAATATACACCAGCAGGTTTATTGACGGCCATGAGCCATTGGTCTTCGAAGATTATATCGCTTCTGGAGAATGAAAACAAGCTAGATCTGGAAGAAGCTGACATGGCTCTGCTAAGCTCGATCGGCTGGGAAAGTGCCGGGAGCGGCGGGGACAAAGGCTTGGGATAATTCTTGAGGGCATCTTCTGAAAGGATTTCTTGAGAATTGGACGGGATTTGGTCTCCCATGGCTTCAATTCTCTCCATTCTGCAGAATCTGAAGCGAGGTGGATACGGAACGGCGGCGGGAATACGAGCGAATGTGAATTGCATTGAGGGCGTACAGACGGAATgtaaattttagtttgtttattcAGGTCCTTCAATTTTCGGTTTATTCACTTTTAGATGTCAACTTAAACCATCTCCAACCAAATCCCAATCCCAAAATGATTTTCCTATTTTTCTCTTTCCAGCGAACCCATATTTGAGTTTGTACGTAGGTAAtctcaaattttctttattttttaatttaactcctatacttaatttaaatatattttataaattaaacttattatataatttatttatacaatttattaatataaataaattcatttatataatattttttatataacataaatttataataatatttaaaaaaatataataatattaaaaaaaatatataataatgaacaatatttaatcaggtttattttttttaataatgtttgttttattattgttttataaaatattttttttataatgtttattttgtgtactatcatattttattttgtatttaaatataattataaaaattataaattataaaatataattataaaaattacaaatacattacaataatacacaaaatataaataatttttattttgaaaatttatctctttttcatttgtaggaattttttttttaattttagtgtatattttttaatatatgtatggtaatttttaaatttttaatgaatttttataattaatttacaatatgatttaaaatattgggttgaaattaaaatattataggataatttataacaatgtaaaatatatgaagtgatattaaaaagttataaaagttgatgtaaataagaatattttttttttggtagagTAGGGCTGGTAATTTTGGACACGACTCGGACCGAACACGGAAAAATCAAATTAGGTTAATCtgtttaacctgattaataaacatgtcaaaatcggGTTGACCTGACATGACCCAAGATAGATCCGATAACCCgtttataagtttttttgttaacttttgtgttattctttcttattcactcactcatttttttacaaaaaaaaaattataaatgaatttgtgatttaacttcatttttatttgggtgttattttaatttgaaatagagagatgtgaattaattatatcGGATTTGGTTCGAGTTGAGTTATGTAAATCAGGTCAAACGAGTCAGGTTCATGTTAGAGATTTTTGACTCGAATTATTAAATAGGTCAGGTTTAGGTTATAATCGTTGAACTCGTTAAACCGTCAACCCGAACTCGCTAACCTGAAACTT is drawn from Impatiens glandulifera chromosome 3, dImpGla2.1, whole genome shotgun sequence and contains these coding sequences:
- the LOC124932250 gene encoding topless-related protein 3-like isoform X1, encoding MTSLSRELVFLILQFLEEEKFKESVHKLEQESGFFFNMKYFEEKIQAGEWDEVEKYLSGFTKADDNRYSMKIFFEIRKQKYLEALDKQDKAKAVDILVTDLKVFSTFNEELYKEITQLITLTNFRENEQLSKYGDTKTARSIMLIELKKLIEANPLFREKLVLPSLKSSRLRTLINQSLNWQHQLCKNPRSNPDIKTLFNDHTCTPPNGALTSAPVTIPAAGVAKPPIYSPLGTPFQPAAATGSANALAGWMANASSSSSVQAAVVTASSLPVPQNQVSILKRPITPPTTLGMNDYKSADHEQLMKRLRPVQSVEEVTYPAPRQHTGWTLDDLPRTVACALHQGSSSVASMDFHPSHQTWLLVGSTNGEITLWEIGIREKLVSKPFKRWDMSTCSLAFQASMAKDTSISVTRVTWSPDGNFLGAAFTKHLIHLYAYNGHNDFRQHLEIEAHVGQVNDLAFAHPNKQLCVVTCGDDKLIKVWDLSGRKLFNFEGHEAPVYSVCPHQKENIQFIFSTAVDGKIKAWLYDNMGSRVDYDAPGHWCTTMLYSADGSRLFSCGTSKEGDSFLVEWNESEGAIKRTYSGFKKKSAGVVQFDTTQNHFLAVGEDNQIKFWDMDNANVLTSINADGGLQSLPRLRFNKEGNLLAVTTSDNGIKILATAAGLRSLRTVEASPFEALRTPIEPTMLKVSGSSVVTNINPVNCKVERSSPVRPSSVLNGVDAMGRSMEKPRILDDVIDKPKSWQLTEIVDPVQCRIVTMPESADTAKKVARLLYTNSGVGLLALVSSGVQKLWRWGRSEQNPSGKATANVVPQHWQPNSGLFMTNDVSGVNIDEAVPCIALSKNDSYVMSACGGKVSLFNMMTFKTMTTFMPPPPASTFLAFHPQDNNIIAIGMEDSTIHIYNVRVDEVKSKLKGHHKRITGLAFSTHLNILVSSGGDAQLCIWSIDTWEKRKIVPLQLPAGKPPTSGDTRVQFHSDQIRLLVSHESQLAIYDASKMDRIRQWVSQDVLPAPISYATYSCNSQLVYTSFCDGNIGVFEADSLRLRCRIAPSVYLSSSVLNGSQAVYPLAVAAHPQELNQFAIGLCDGSVKVLEPLEGEAKWGVAPPTAADNNSLSGRPGSSSNTSNHTPDQAQR
- the LOC124932250 gene encoding topless-related protein 3-like isoform X2, yielding MTSLSRELVFLILQFLEEEKFKESVHKLEQESGFFFNMKYFEEKIQAGEWDEVEKYLSGFTKADDNRYSMKIFFEIRKQKYLEALDKQDKAKAVDILVTDLKVFSTFNEELYKEITQLITLTNFRENEQLSKYGDTKTARSIMLIELKKLIEANPLFREKLVLPSLKSSRLRTLINQSLNWQHQLCKNPRSNPDIKTLFNDHTCTPPNGALTSAPVTIPAAGVAKPPIYSPLGTPFQPAAATGSANALAGWMANASSSSSVQAAVVTASSLPVPQNQGMNDYKSADHEQLMKRLRPVQSVEEVTYPAPRQHTGWTLDDLPRTVACALHQGSSSVASMDFHPSHQTWLLVGSTNGEITLWEIGIREKLVSKPFKRWDMSTCSLAFQASMAKDTSISVTRVTWSPDGNFLGAAFTKHLIHLYAYNGHNDFRQHLEIEAHVGQVNDLAFAHPNKQLCVVTCGDDKLIKVWDLSGRKLFNFEGHEAPVYSVCPHQKENIQFIFSTAVDGKIKAWLYDNMGSRVDYDAPGHWCTTMLYSADGSRLFSCGTSKEGDSFLVEWNESEGAIKRTYSGFKKKSAGVVQFDTTQNHFLAVGEDNQIKFWDMDNANVLTSINADGGLQSLPRLRFNKEGNLLAVTTSDNGIKILATAAGLRSLRTVEASPFEALRTPIEPTMLKVSGSSVVTNINPVNCKVERSSPVRPSSVLNGVDAMGRSMEKPRILDDVIDKPKSWQLTEIVDPVQCRIVTMPESADTAKKVARLLYTNSGVGLLALVSSGVQKLWRWGRSEQNPSGKATANVVPQHWQPNSGLFMTNDVSGVNIDEAVPCIALSKNDSYVMSACGGKVSLFNMMTFKTMTTFMPPPPASTFLAFHPQDNNIIAIGMEDSTIHIYNVRVDEVKSKLKGHHKRITGLAFSTHLNILVSSGGDAQLCIWSIDTWEKRKIVPLQLPAGKPPTSGDTRVQFHSDQIRLLVSHESQLAIYDASKMDRIRQWVSQDVLPAPISYATYSCNSQLVYTSFCDGNIGVFEADSLRLRCRIAPSVYLSSSVLNGSQAVYPLAVAAHPQELNQFAIGLCDGSVKVLEPLEGEAKWGVAPPTAADNNSLSGRPGSSSNTSNHTPDQAQR
- the LOC124931197 gene encoding RNA pseudouridine synthase 1; translation: MQFTFARIPAAVPYPPRFRFCRMERIEAMGDQIPSNSQEILSEDALKNYPKPLSPPLPALSQPIELSRAMSASSRSSLFSFSRSDIIFEDQWLMAVNKPAGVYCENVLSSIATLFTNSTQSETGSSSLELHLANRLDRDTSGLMLVTKSHKVAAKLVKAFTEHKVRKTYIAHCVGIAPKWEKITIKSGHGRSKYGVWRVYAASDVGKKLPGGSVVKDMETTIEVLSINGKERSIESSEERVLVVEERSVVGSDTADNSEKDEVLVRARPRSGRTHQIRLHCQYLGISILGDVKYEGVYERKGKIYQGHELHAESISFEHPITGLSVMFRAPLPSWASDQTDTSMNCIPNT